A portion of the Thermoplasmata archaeon genome contains these proteins:
- the cobA gene encoding uroporphyrinogen-III C-methyltransferase produces the protein MVYLVGAGPGDPELLTLKALNILKKGDIVMYDYLINKNILKLLPPQVKKIAVGKNKKEDTDVQQDRINKLLVKYAKEGKKVVRLKSGDPFLFGRGGEEIEYLKSQKVRFRVIPGISSSIGVPTYVGLPLTHRNFSSSIMIISGQLRKGNTLDWDYIAKFKGTLVILMGAKNLEDIIASLLKNGKDADTPICLIRNGTLKSQIVLKGSLQNIIKTAKANNIKAPLITVIGSVVNLL, from the coding sequence ATAGTTTATTTAGTAGGTGCTGGGCCAGGAGATCCGGAGCTATTAACGTTAAAGGCATTAAATATATTAAAAAAAGGGGACATTGTAATGTATGATTACTTGATAAACAAGAACATATTAAAGCTGTTACCCCCGCAAGTTAAGAAAATAGCAGTTGGCAAAAATAAAAAAGAAGACACGGATGTACAACAGGACCGAATTAATAAACTGTTAGTTAAATATGCGAAAGAGGGCAAGAAAGTAGTGAGGTTGAAAAGTGGAGACCCGTTTTTGTTTGGCAGAGGTGGCGAAGAAATAGAATATTTAAAAAGCCAAAAAGTGAGGTTTAGGGTAATACCTGGCATTAGCTCGTCAATAGGTGTGCCCACATACGTTGGGTTACCGTTGACACATCGAAATTTTTCGTCATCGATAATGATCATATCTGGGCAACTTAGAAAGGGTAATACGCTGGATTGGGATTATATTGCAAAATTTAAAGGTACGTTAGTGATATTAATGGGTGCTAAAAACCTTGAGGATATTATAGCTTCATTATTGAAAAACGGAAAAGATGCAGATACACCAATATGTCTGATTAGAAATGGAACATTAAAATCACAGATAGTTTTGAAAGGATCATTGCAAAACATAATAAAAACAGCTAAAGCCAATAACATAAAGGCTCCGTTAATTACTGTTATAGGATCAGTAGTGAATTTGCTATGA
- the hemC gene encoding hydroxymethylbilane synthase — MIMGARGSKLSLIQANIVSNLLKNIGIIAETKAIKTLGDVNLKPISNINERGIFSKELNRHVIDGDIDAAVHSMKDLDTELENDLEISAILERGAVEDVLVSKWDIESFPEHYKIGTSSIRRKMFLKHYRPEIEIVDIRGNVDTRIRKYNENEVNGIIVAKAGLDRLNLQVQYTVLDKRIFVPQANQGAIAVIARKDSESSKILKKLDHLETRISCMIEREILSILKAGCHAPIGIYSWIQDSQINLQVSEISEDSKSRKDLFLKKHVSEQKELIREFKKRW; from the coding sequence ATGATAATGGGAGCTAGAGGCAGTAAGTTATCTTTAATTCAGGCGAATATAGTATCGAACTTATTGAAAAACATAGGTATAATAGCCGAAACAAAAGCAATTAAGACACTGGGTGATGTAAATCTCAAGCCGATATCCAATATTAATGAAAGAGGCATATTTTCCAAAGAGCTTAACAGGCATGTGATAGATGGGGACATTGATGCTGCAGTCCATAGCATGAAAGATCTGGATACTGAACTGGAAAATGATTTAGAAATTTCTGCAATTTTAGAACGTGGAGCTGTAGAAGATGTACTGGTATCAAAATGGGACATAGAATCTTTTCCAGAACATTATAAAATAGGCACATCCAGTATAAGAAGAAAGATGTTTTTAAAGCATTACAGGCCAGAGATAGAGATTGTGGATATTAGAGGAAATGTGGATACCAGAATAAGGAAATACAATGAAAATGAAGTTAATGGAATAATAGTTGCAAAGGCCGGATTGGATCGTTTAAACTTGCAAGTGCAATATACAGTGTTAGACAAGCGGATATTTGTGCCTCAGGCAAATCAAGGTGCTATAGCTGTAATTGCCAGAAAGGATAGTGAGAGTTCAAAGATTTTAAAAAAGCTGGATCACTTAGAAACCAGGATCTCATGTATGATAGAGCGAGAAATTTTAAGCATATTAAAAGCAGGGTGTCATGCGCCCATAGGCATATATTCATGGATTCAAGACAGTCAGATAAATCTGCAAGTTTCTGAGATATCTGAAGACTCTAAGTCCAGAAAAGATTTATTCTTGAAAAAACATGTTTCAGAGCAGAAAGAATTGATAAGAGAATTTAAAAAGAGGTGGTGA
- a CDS encoding uroporphyrinogen-III synthase — MIKIAMFRPESKNIEYKIEDVEVINIPVTKTVDTNIDILNFLKSIGPVEYLIFTSTLAAQKFRRSIGDQFDLYLNQAKEVIAIGTETAKAIRSKATVVPPVQSTAGIAEHLKSKSGTVLLVRSRQGNPTLIKELGSHMSVYVLDIYSSQQLLPDQRHIEFSKELINKHVDALIFTSSMITTSFYNIFSVLDSKLVEHLTEVLKIAIGKETENTMTSLNLVPDHTLSKPEILKAIKIVKEICSKRGRQ; from the coding sequence ATGATCAAAATAGCAATGTTTAGACCTGAGAGCAAGAACATTGAGTACAAGATCGAGGATGTTGAGGTAATTAATATTCCGGTCACAAAAACAGTAGACACGAACATAGACATTTTAAATTTTTTAAAATCGATAGGTCCTGTAGAGTATTTGATATTTACAAGCACACTGGCAGCTCAAAAATTTAGAAGATCTATAGGTGATCAATTTGATCTATATTTAAACCAAGCTAAAGAAGTCATCGCGATCGGAACAGAAACTGCAAAGGCAATACGTTCAAAGGCCACAGTGGTTCCGCCAGTGCAGTCTACTGCGGGCATTGCTGAACATCTAAAATCAAAGAGTGGAACAGTTCTTTTAGTGCGCAGCAGGCAGGGAAATCCAACACTTATTAAAGAGCTTGGTTCTCATATGTCAGTTTATGTTCTTGATATCTATAGTTCTCAACAGCTATTGCCAGATCAAAGGCACATAGAGTTTTCAAAAGAGTTAATCAATAAACATGTAGACGCTTTAATTTTTACATCTTCAATGATTACAACCTCTTTCTACAATATATTTTCCGTGCTGGATTCTAAACTTGTCGAGCATTTAACAGAAGTTTTGAAAATTGCTATCGGCAAAGAAACAGAAAATACCATGACCTCCCTAAATTTAGTGCCAGATCATACATTGTCAAAACCCGAAATATTGAAAGCCATAAAAATTGTAAAAGAGATCTGTTCAAAAAGAGGAAGGCAATAA
- a CDS encoding carboxypeptidase M32: MFKNKVVLEILDNYKSIWSLDSANSLFGWDLETNMPVEGIEARSNALAEIAVLKQKMIQNLNLLVSRAKNETDLNDQELGVLRVMNRTLHFYNVLPASFIETYNKITAQATIKWREAREKSDFKMFKPYLEKIVELSREEADYLGYVANPYNALLDLYEEGMRVSDLDSIFSRLSSESLKIKNKVMSENYFPQDHPLEHMKYDVNAMREVNFKIIKLLDMPTTKFRMDVSTHPFTTKIGPDDVRITTRYEGTDFKKTMYSTIHESGHAIHALQQDPELNYTPIADSNSLGIGESQSRFWENVIGRSRAFINKVYPIIKSELNFVSKYSAEDIYRYVNTVKSSLIRVDADELTYNFHIILRYNIEKDLISGKINVDELPTVWNDMMGQLLDIVPKNDKEGVLQDTHWSNGSFGYFPTYSLGNIIAGMIWFKLNDKLESMSYLDMKQWLYQNIHRWGSIYDPKTLQQQVFGEHYNSDRLIQYLDSKYVHF, encoded by the coding sequence ATGTTTAAAAACAAAGTGGTTTTGGAGATATTAGATAATTATAAATCGATTTGGTCATTGGACAGTGCAAATTCATTATTTGGCTGGGACTTGGAAACAAACATGCCTGTAGAGGGTATAGAGGCAAGATCCAATGCTCTTGCAGAAATTGCAGTATTAAAACAAAAAATGATACAGAACTTGAATTTGCTAGTATCCCGTGCTAAAAATGAAACTGACCTTAACGATCAGGAGCTTGGAGTATTGAGAGTGATGAATAGAACCCTACATTTTTATAATGTTTTACCCGCATCATTTATAGAGACATACAATAAAATTACCGCGCAAGCTACAATAAAATGGAGAGAGGCCAGGGAAAAATCTGATTTTAAAATGTTTAAACCGTATCTTGAGAAGATCGTAGAACTTAGCAGAGAAGAAGCAGATTACTTAGGTTATGTGGCAAATCCATATAATGCTCTTTTAGATCTATATGAAGAAGGCATGCGCGTATCTGACCTCGACTCTATCTTTTCCAGACTTTCATCAGAGTCCCTAAAAATTAAAAATAAAGTGATGTCAGAAAACTATTTTCCGCAGGATCATCCACTGGAACATATGAAATATGATGTTAATGCAATGAGAGAAGTTAACTTCAAGATCATAAAGTTGTTGGACATGCCTACCACCAAATTTAGAATGGACGTATCAACACATCCATTTACTACCAAGATAGGACCTGATGATGTTCGAATTACTACCCGCTATGAGGGCACAGATTTTAAGAAAACAATGTATTCTACCATACACGAAAGTGGACATGCTATTCATGCACTTCAACAGGATCCTGAGCTCAATTACACACCCATCGCAGACAGTAACTCTTTAGGTATCGGCGAATCGCAGTCTCGATTCTGGGAAAACGTGATTGGCAGAAGCAGAGCATTTATAAATAAAGTATATCCTATTATAAAATCAGAACTTAACTTTGTCTCAAAATACTCGGCAGAGGATATTTATAGGTACGTAAACACAGTCAAATCGAGTCTGATCAGGGTCGATGCAGACGAATTAACTTATAATTTTCATATAATACTGAGATACAACATTGAAAAAGATCTGATTTCTGGCAAGATTAATGTTGATGAGTTGCCCACTGTATGGAATGATATGATGGGCCAATTGTTAGACATTGTGCCCAAAAATGATAAAGAGGGTGTATTGCAGGATACACACTGGAGCAACGGCAGCTTTGGATACTTTCCAACATACTCTCTCGGCAACATTATTGCAGGTATGATATGGTTCAAGCTGAATGATAAGCTAGAATCTATGAGCTATTTGGATATGAAACAATGGCTATATCAAAACATACACAGATGGGGCAGTATATATGATCCTAAAACTTTGCAACAGCAGGTGTTTGGAGAACATTACAATTCTGATCGGCTGATTCAATACCTGGATTCTAAATATGTTCACTTTTAA
- a CDS encoding tRNA (adenine-N1)-methyltransferase translates to MVILNCTKMLIDEKNKKYLIRVTGKFEHVKDLGIIDTSRFIDKNNGDKIEIYDRNFWILEPTTEDMLGFLERSAQIVSSKDIASILYKCNIRSGSMVVEAGAGSGFMSIALLNTVRPAGKVITYELRSDFAEVSRKNIELAGLEEYWTLKLDNIANISEKDIDSAIIDIPEPWTAVSAIYDALKSSGWLSAYVPTVAQVERTVKSLKSHNFVDIEVKEILERKWVVGEMGSRPETQMLGHTGFLIFGRKV, encoded by the coding sequence ATGGTCATTCTAAATTGTACAAAGATGTTAATCGATGAAAAAAATAAGAAGTATTTGATTAGAGTTACGGGTAAGTTTGAACATGTTAAAGATCTTGGAATAATAGATACTTCCAGATTTATCGATAAGAATAATGGTGATAAAATAGAAATTTATGACCGTAATTTTTGGATTTTAGAGCCTACAACCGAAGACATGCTCGGGTTTTTAGAAAGATCAGCACAAATCGTGTCATCCAAGGATATTGCATCAATCTTGTATAAGTGTAATATCAGATCTGGATCTATGGTAGTAGAAGCAGGTGCAGGATCTGGATTTATGAGCATAGCTCTGTTAAATACAGTAAGGCCTGCAGGTAAAGTGATCACTTATGAGCTAAGGTCTGATTTTGCCGAAGTTTCCAGAAAGAACATAGAACTTGCAGGACTGGAAGAATACTGGACCTTAAAACTAGACAATATAGCGAACATAAGCGAGAAAGATATTGATTCTGCGATCATAGATATTCCGGAGCCATGGACCGCAGTTTCTGCAATATATGACGCTTTAAAAAGCTCAGGGTGGCTTTCTGCATATGTGCCGACAGTGGCGCAGGTTGAGCGTACTGTAAAAAGTCTGAAATCTCATAATTTTGTTGATATTGAGGTAAAAGAGATACTTGAGAGAAAATGGGTAGTGGGAGAGATGGGATCCAGGCCCGAAACACAGATGCTCGGGCATACTGGATTTCTGATATTTGGAAGAAAGGTGTAA
- a CDS encoding 3-hydroxyacyl-CoA dehydrogenase/enoyl-CoA hydratase family protein produces the protein MIKKMKNVVVVGAGTMGHSIAEISAQAGYAVSIIDVNDALLEKAKSKIKWSLDKLAEKNRLREPVKTIFERIKYSTDLKEAAKTADLVIEAVSEDEKLKKSIFQLLDNTVPEHCIMATNTSSIPISYLAEGLSKNKNVIGLHFFNPPSLIKLVELIVIDKTDIKTITTAEKFIDTLNMSYIKVEKDVPGFVVNRLNIRIFLQALRLVEQGYSPESIDIVAKQRLDFPMGLLELIDFIGLDVLNRVIIELKAHGFDIEESSILKTKVSENKLGMKTGEGFYKYGKNYERIEFSEIDIFRVDPLMLIAPAINEAAWLIANKVADSAVIDKGMKIGMNFPKGLLEYSDEYGLDLVLETLKKLGVKPEQLLENMIKENKLGMSTGEGFYRWNYKKRAYKTIIYEKRSSYALITFNRPQKLNALTKDTWLELKEALIEADSDSDVKSILLTGSGKAFCTGDDIAVMASWKDKSDASEFFDQADTFTEQVLKTSKPIIGLVNGFAYGGGFEILLLFDMVFIAENAKLSLPELKIGAIPPIAATYGVIKYRKELIKHIFTADVISVKTAKEIGIADEIVPNEQLLEAGIETALKISKMPLSAIKAAKKLVNIDKQSYRKTLKAGLDELIEIADTDDFKTGMTRFLEKKR, from the coding sequence GTGATAAAAAAAATGAAAAATGTAGTAGTAGTAGGTGCCGGAACAATGGGGCACAGCATAGCTGAGATCTCTGCGCAGGCAGGATATGCTGTTAGTATTATAGATGTAAATGATGCATTGCTTGAAAAAGCAAAATCTAAGATTAAATGGAGCTTGGACAAACTGGCTGAAAAAAACAGGCTTAGAGAGCCTGTGAAAACGATATTTGAAAGAATAAAATATAGCACAGACCTAAAAGAGGCTGCTAAAACTGCAGATTTAGTAATCGAGGCAGTGTCTGAAGATGAAAAACTGAAAAAGAGCATATTTCAGCTATTAGATAATACAGTTCCAGAACATTGTATTATGGCCACCAACACCTCATCCATTCCTATCTCATACTTAGCTGAAGGGCTATCTAAAAATAAAAATGTGATCGGACTTCATTTTTTCAATCCTCCCTCGCTCATAAAGCTGGTAGAACTAATTGTTATAGATAAAACAGACATTAAGACTATAACGACAGCAGAGAAATTTATAGACACTCTGAATATGTCCTATATCAAAGTAGAGAAAGATGTACCGGGTTTTGTAGTAAACAGGCTCAATATCCGCATCTTTTTGCAGGCACTAAGACTAGTAGAGCAGGGCTATTCTCCAGAAAGCATAGACATTGTTGCAAAACAGAGGCTCGATTTTCCAATGGGGTTATTAGAGCTTATAGATTTTATAGGGTTGGATGTATTGAATAGGGTTATTATAGAACTGAAAGCGCACGGCTTTGATATTGAAGAATCTAGTATACTAAAAACAAAGGTATCTGAAAACAAATTAGGAATGAAAACTGGTGAAGGATTTTATAAATATGGAAAAAATTATGAGAGAATCGAATTTTCAGAGATAGATATTTTCAGGGTAGATCCTTTAATGCTGATTGCACCGGCGATAAACGAGGCAGCATGGCTTATAGCTAACAAGGTAGCGGACAGTGCGGTAATAGATAAAGGAATGAAAATCGGCATGAATTTTCCGAAAGGATTATTAGAATATTCGGATGAATATGGGTTAGATCTGGTACTTGAAACGCTTAAAAAACTCGGTGTAAAGCCAGAGCAGTTATTGGAAAATATGATAAAAGAAAACAAGTTGGGAATGAGTACAGGAGAGGGATTTTACAGATGGAACTATAAAAAGAGAGCATATAAAACGATAATATATGAAAAAAGGAGCAGTTATGCGCTAATAACTTTTAATAGACCTCAAAAACTAAACGCTTTGACAAAAGATACATGGCTAGAATTAAAAGAAGCGCTCATTGAAGCAGATTCTGATTCTGATGTAAAATCCATACTTTTGACCGGTTCAGGCAAGGCATTTTGCACTGGTGATGATATTGCAGTGATGGCATCATGGAAAGATAAAAGTGATGCTTCTGAGTTTTTTGATCAAGCTGATACATTTACGGAGCAGGTATTAAAAACGAGCAAACCGATAATAGGCCTGGTTAACGGTTTTGCTTACGGTGGTGGATTTGAGATATTATTGTTGTTTGATATGGTATTTATCGCAGAAAATGCAAAACTATCTTTGCCAGAGCTAAAGATAGGTGCAATACCGCCAATTGCTGCAACATACGGAGTCATAAAATACAGAAAAGAGCTGATCAAACATATTTTCACAGCAGATGTTATCTCTGTAAAAACAGCAAAAGAGATTGGCATTGCAGATGAGATAGTACCTAATGAACAGTTATTAGAAGCAGGTATAGAAACAGCTTTAAAAATATCAAAAATGCCATTGAGCGCCATTAAAGCAGCTAAAAAGCTGGTGAACATAGATAAACAGAGCTACCGTAAAACATTGAAAGCCGGCCTGGATGAATTGATCGAGATCGCGGATACTGATGATTTTAAAACTGGCATGACCAGATTCTTAGAGAAAAAACGTTAA
- a CDS encoding Zn-ribbon domain-containing OB-fold protein has protein sequence MDYPLFLDKRKLELKYQIPIKNIEPFFKGLEQDKIMGTRCRDCKTLYFPPQADCPSCKTSNMEWIELDGDAILDTYTIINVKPTSFEGFPEYIVAIGQLKEGVKVLAWLNIKDRKEIKIGMKLKLKVVKREENNLTYEFFKSE, from the coding sequence ATGGATTATCCATTGTTCTTAGATAAACGCAAATTGGAATTAAAATACCAGATCCCTATCAAGAACATAGAACCTTTTTTCAAAGGACTAGAACAGGATAAGATTATGGGTACTCGATGCAGGGATTGTAAAACGTTATATTTCCCACCGCAGGCAGATTGTCCTTCATGTAAGACCAGTAATATGGAATGGATCGAACTTGATGGAGATGCGATACTCGATACATACACTATTATAAATGTGAAGCCAACATCATTTGAGGGTTTTCCAGAGTATATAGTTGCTATTGGGCAGTTGAAAGAAGGGGTGAAAGTATTGGCATGGTTGAACATCAAAGATCGCAAAGAGATAAAAATAGGCATGAAACTAAAATTGAAAGTGGTAAAGAGAGAAGAAAATAATTTGACCTATGAATTTTTTAAGAGTGAATAA